The Oreochromis niloticus isolate F11D_XX linkage group LG4, O_niloticus_UMD_NMBU, whole genome shotgun sequence DNA segment TTGATATTATTATATCATCTAACTATTCACAGACGGAGCCGCCGGATCCTGACGTCGTGACTACCTGCACTGTAAACCACCGCTTCTAGCGAAGCAAGGAAAAGCCCAGAGTCGTAAATTCGCCTATTGGCCAGTGTCTTATACAGGTCCACGACGACAGGACTCGGTGACGCcgggaaaaagaacacagcgcAACATTGAAGGTGAATATAAAGcagccagaaacactttgcgttGAATAATCGATTTTTAGGCTGACACTGCTCAAAGTAGAAGGTCCTGTGTGGACCAAAAGGACAGACGTGTCCCATTGTAAAACGTCCTGTGTGGACCGGGCCCTGTGTGGACCCGCACGTAAACGCTCGCCTGTGTAAGACGGGATAATTCGCCCTGTGTGGGCCCATTCCGCAACAAAAGTAAAGGTTGGTAGCTAGTGGTTTATTTCACTAACGAGAGTGTCAAATAAAAataggatttttgttttttaaagcgcGCTGAATGTTTGTTGAGGAGTAAGTGCTTCATTGAATAGGAACTCTAGGCTCCTGCACTACTCCTAGTGTTTTCCTGTGAGTACTGAATGGTGAGGAAGAGAAAGGTTGCGCATCAACGCATAAAAATTAAGTCCGCCCTGAATTTAGTTCAGGGTAGAAGGCTGACTTAATAAACCTCCTCTGACTCTAGTGCCAGAAcgtctcacagtgtgtgtgttggtagtattaataaatcaataaaaatatattaataaatcaataaaaatagtattaataaatcaataaaatagtattaataaataaataaaaatataaatattgcaTCGACTAAATAAAATTAGAAATGGGCAACAAATCCACAAAACCCGAATTAACACCCGACGAACAGTGGATGGAGGGAAAACACCCAGGTGCAGGTCAAATAAGTGCAGATAGATGGAgaaaccccaaaaacaaaactaattgcACTGCCTGGGACGGGACTGCCAACCCCGCCCCAATACAACAGCTGCACAAGTGCCTGCAGGAAGAAATAGGGAAAACTAGCGGAAAGAAAAAGGATTTGCGAATGTTTGAATATGTGAGCTTTTTTGTACCATGGCAGGAGGAAAGTAAAAGGCGTGAGGAtaagagaaaagagaagcaaaacaaacagagcGAAAAACCAGCTACTGAGACAGTAAACCCCCTCCTTATCAGCCACCTCCCCCTGCCTCAGCCCCCCCAGATAGTGAGCAACCACCAAAACTTTATCCCCCAGTCTCAAAGAATCCCTTTGTGAAACCACAAGACCCCTATGCTGCAGCTAGGCAACAGCTTAATTCAACCGCACATGAAAACCCATCCACTCTAGGGTTTCCACCACCGCTGTTCCCACCCACACTGGGTCAATTTCCGTTAATCCAGGTACCAAATCCCAATTTTGGCCGAGTAACTGGTCCTGCGGTCGACGGTGTGATCCCCAGGGATCCGAACGCGTTCACATACACATATCAACCGTGGACAGCTGAGGATCGGAAAAATGTGTTAAAGGATGTTCCCCCTTTAAACGAGGGACACCAACAGTGGAGGGACGCAGTAGACATAATACGCTCCAATTGGCTGTTAAACGGCAGAGAAATGCTACAGGTGCTCCAGGACTTATTGGGCCTGAAGCTGGCCCGGGTCCGAGGAGAGTACACAGGTAACGGGGCGGACGGGGAGGCTTTAAGAGGCGATGATTTAATTCAGGCATTAAACCCAGTTTATGAGAGGATAAGAACCATTCTGGCACCTAGGCCAGATTATGGAAAAATAggagaaacaaagcaaaatgaAAACGAGTCTGCCTCTGACTTCCTGGATAGACTACGGCCAGTTTTCAGACAAAACTCAGGTCTAGAATATGATGAGGGCGTGAACACCCCTTTCGAACAACAGTTAAAAAACGCGTTTCTAAAAGGCCTCCTCCCAAAAGTCCGCGCCCACGTAGATAAACACTGGGTCACTCAAAATACTGGAAGCTTAGCTGATGCCCTACAGCATGCAGAGCACGCAGTAAAagtgcagaaaaacaaagcagcacaaacCGGAGTTTTTGTAGTAACAACAGAGGGAGGCATCGTCGCTTATGCGGGGAAAAATCCACAGCAAAGAGGGAAAGGtaggaaacaaaacacaggcGATAAAGAAAGGCACAAAAGGTGCTATAACTGCGACAAAGAAGGTCATTTTGCTAGAGATTGTAGGAACAAGCCTAGAGACCGAAGAGATAGACGCGACCGCAGAGAAGGCAGAGACAGAGATAGATATGAGCGCTCAGATAGACGAGATAGGCAGGACAGcgaagaggaggaagacagtGGAGAAATGTGACTAGACTCCCGCCCAAAGCTCAGCGCAACAACAGCAGGGATAGTACAGAAATTTTCAACATACACCAACTGCTGTTGGGCTCTGAACACAAACCCGAAGTGACAATCCACATAAATGGCAAACCGTACCTCATGTTGTGCGACACAGGAGCCTGCATGACCGTGCTGAGGGAGGAGCCACCGCGAACATATTTTTCAAAAGACGCT contains these protein-coding regions:
- the LOC109200185 gene encoding uncharacterized protein LOC109200185 isoform X2 — its product is MLQVLQDLLGLKLARVRGEYTGNGADGEALRGDDLIQALNPVYERIRTILAPRPDYGKIGETKQNENESASDFLDRLRPVFRQNSGLEYDEGVNTPFEQQLKNAFLKGLLPKVRAHVDKHWVTQNTGSLADALQHAEHAVKVQKNKAAQTGVFVVTTEGGIVAYAGKNPQQRGKGRKQNTGDKERHKRCYNCDKEGHFARDCRNKPRDRRDRRDRREGRDRDRYERSDRRDRQDSEEEEDSGEM
- the LOC109200185 gene encoding uncharacterized protein LOC109200185 isoform X1; this encodes MLQVLQDLLGLKLARVRGEYTGNGADGEALRGDDLIQALNPVYERIRTILAPRPDYGKIGETKQNENESASDFLDRLRPVFRQNSGLEYDEGVNTPFEQQLKNAFLKGLLPKVRAHVDKHWVTQNTGSLADALQHAEHAVKVQKNKAAQTGVFVVTTEGGIVAYAGKNPQQRGKGRKQNTGDKERHKRCYNCDKEGHFARDCRNKPRDRRDRRDRREGRDRDRYERSDRRDRQDSEEEEDSGEM